GAGATCAATTAAAGGTCAAATGAGGTCGATACAAGTAATAATAATGCAAACGTACTAtgaccttcaaccatgagcataatatttaaaaacacacacacacacacaccagaTGTGgcagtgtatttatacatccatcAGAACAAATAGACTAAAAATACAAATCTAAGAGTACTCAGTTACTGACACCTAGTTCTATGCCAATAGCAActaataaaaatagaaatgtatctaagactaaaatattaaGCCGTACACATCTAACAacaaatggatttagtgtaaagacgtcaacTAGCttgtatttcaaaagaaattagGACTTcaatctttttaaatataatgttttctactacatgtacattgtacatgccCTTAggaatttaaattacaaaatgaaaaattcgTTTACAATTTTGTGCTTTGTTGTCCGCCTCCGTCCGCTAAATTGAATATAAGAATCTAATATTTTAATCTAACTATATCCAGTATTGGTAGCGTAAAGTGACACTACAAAAAGTTCACGTTGTGaggactgctgtacccctattttgacaattttacctagtatgtctgttttgtATCAATTATAATGGTaatgtttataaatttcctgttatacctttgatttttttcgaaaaactaaggattttcttatcccaggaatatattacTTTATCCGTTTTTggcaaaaacatttttaaattttgagtcttcaatgctcttcaactttataactattttgatctgagcgtcagtgatgagtcttatgtagacgaaacgcgcgtctggcgtattaaattataatcttgtacctttgataactatttacaccactgggtcgatgccactgctggtggacgtttcgtccccgagggtatcaccagcccagtagtcagcacttcggtattgacatgaatatcaattatatggtcatttttataaatttcctgttataaaactttgaatttttcgaaaaactaaggattttcttaacccaggaatagattaccttacccgtattcggcaaaacttttcggaattttgggtcttcaatgctcttcaactttgtacttgttttgctttataactattttgatcttattgtcactgatgagtcttatgtagacgaaacgcgtgtcttgcgtattaaattataatcctggtacctttgataaatattgctcacgcatcgttgtcaatataatggaacttgaTGCGACTACCATACAAGTAAGTAAGAGGTTAagcgatataaaaccaggttcaatccatcattttctacaatttaaatgcctgtacaaagtcaggaatatgacagttgttgttcatttgtttgatgtgttttttcatttgattttgccatttgattatggattcccgttttcaattttcctcggagtttagcatttttgtgattttgcttttttttctattatgcaatataaaattaaaaaagaacatttaaacttcaacatttttatttgtttcaatattttatttgtcGTAGGCAacatatttttatagaaaaaaacaacgaTACGGGGTATTAGTATCCATTCATGACACGACATCATTATATGTACAGAAAAAGGTTGCTtggaagctgagacattttcacaaATGTGGTTCAatttttcggggtacgaagtatGATTCATTTTTCCGTTATTTAGTACACCCCGAAAATACTTTCGTGATGCGGCTGCTCGtggtaaaaaaaagattttttttcacacaatgaGTTCCTCGAAAATGTCATACTTTGTATACATCTAATGACTCcatggattttacatatttattcTATGGTTCTGTACTTTCTCaatcaaatggttaagctcagccATTGATAAAAATAGAAACCTGTCCAATATTACTATACagtatacagaaatatttttttacgcaCAACTTTTGTTCCTCAATTTGAGGCGCATTTGGGATATTGATCTAACTGGGAAATAGTTAACAATTAAATGCAATTGTTGCCTGGTGTTGATGGGCGAACTTGAAGGATGCTTAGGCCTAGAATTCTATCAAACTGTTAACTATTTTTCACAAAGATAAAGAAGAGATACCCACACCAATTGAATACAAATCTTACATGCAAGTTAAGTGGGACATTTAAATACTATATTAATAAACTTTGCATTTGAAACTAATGATTCCAAAAACATAaagtttaaattacatatatttgcattcacatgaaaaatatttaattgtacAAACGTGTTTGTGTCATTGTTTTTTTAACGTTCTTCGTTGCTTATTTTATTATGAATGGCATCCTGTTTAGGCACCATTGGACAGCAATCTCGTCAATGTGGTGTACAGACATATCAACCTCACACATGGCCTGTAAACGGTCAAAGTTCTAAAATTATTGGTGGTAGAGAGGCCGTTCCGCATAGTTGGCCTTGGCAGGTACGTTAAACCCACGTGGTTGTTCCACAGGGCAATACTAGTATATTTACAGGTACGTTAAACACATGTGGTTGGACCATAGGACAATCCTATTGCATCTAAGGATAGCATACGATTCAACAATTGGATATCTCTTGATTATTGACAGAGTTGTACTTGCTGGACACCCAATAGCGACAAGTCATGCATAGTCAATCCAAAAAATCCTTCTGACGCATAAATCTTAAATTATCTTGGTATTTTCGGCAAGATAATGAAAAGTTTAAGACTGAAAAGAAATCTCGGTATTAAATATGTTCAAAAGTATAAACCGTGATCCTACATGTCTATGTAACAACATTCTGAATTATTCAAATCCAACAAATGGCGTACATAGACAAAACATAAGTCATTTTAGTCTTGTAAGAATCAGATGACTAGCTGCTGTCAGAATCTTTATGAAAAAGTCATTGATAAATGAATATCAACATAAGAAAACGTAGAAAATATGAAGCTTGGGAGACCACAGGAAGGTACAATGACCTTGTTGacaaatattccgtatcaacttcacaaataattcaCGATggtcttgaacatgttgaagtatagattctgggtactgacgttgtttatcatctttcaAAATGACGtcttatattattgttttatttgtctttatgaatattctTATTGGTTAGTCTGCTTCtgatgatatccatttgacgtgactctgtacttatacatttcATCCCGTCATTATTCGTTGATAACTTTTGTATTCTTGactttcatttttcttaatgtgatttgtctatatgcccttttattgtttctttatatgccttttgttgtttttttgttacatatttgtttgttttcatagtgcttaagattataacacaatgttgactaaaAACCAACAACCTCCCTCACTCGATGCGAATATGTTACAACGTGATCAACTAGGCGGTATGATATACGGGGAAACATATTCAAACCGTTTGATTGTgcataaaaaagttaaaaaaaaaataaaaattctttcaTCTTGGAACAAATTAGTTTTGATTTACCTATTTACGGGAAAGACAAAAAGCAAATGACGTGAAAAGATTCAACTGCACAATGAAGTTAATCTTTACAGAAGGTGCATGGTCATTAGAGTTGTAGCTCTTTCGTCATCCTAACTATTTGTGTGGATTTTATCTAATGCGAACAGTGAAGACTatatgattaatttattttctattagGTTGTTCTCAGATTTCGAGATCATCCATTAACATGTAGTGGTACCTTGGTGAACAATAACAGCACAGGAGAACTTGTTGTGTTGACTGCTGCACAGTGTGTTGATGGGTAAATCTAATTTTCTGAGCCTGTTCTTGTATAAAAGCGATACAACATTCCATCCATGGCATTACCAAAAGAAAATGATCTTCAGTCTTTGAAATcgtaacatatataaaaaaaagatgtggtatgattgccaatgagacaactctccaaaagagaccaaaggacacaaaaattttaaacaactataggtaTTCGTAcgaccttcatcaatgagcaaagcccatactgcatagtcggctACAAAAAGCCCATAAAAGACAAATGTACAGCAATTCAAACTAGAATACTAACAACTTgttttaaagtaataaaaatatttaaaagtcttGTCTTAGAAAATCCAAGAACATGTGGTGTGAAAAAAAGGCTTGtcttaaaactaaaacaaatactAAAATAACTGACGATTTTctgataaaatataattattaacGCTATACATTCCTAAATGTAAAGAAacatgcaagtgaataattcatcagcgatGTTTCCTcgcttattatatattttgacaaaattgcatATGTTCATAATTATCAAAACACTTCATGTTACAATAGTACAATGTACATTAAGCTGAGTAACGATTATTGTTGTGAGCTTAATAGGAAAACTCCAATACTTTACACCGAGCACAATGGCATCAGATATCAGTAACAAAGTTTGATGGACTTTTCTGTTGAGTACGGATCCAGGGGGAGTGGCGTTGAGGGCATTGCCAAAATAAAATCCCATGATTTTGTTTCACGACTtctaaaaatttatttgtttgaCCTCACTCACCTATACTTAATTATTGGGAATTACATGTATGTCCCTTTTAAAAATCGTCGAAACACccctgtatatatcataaagTATTTAAGAGAAAGCGTACACACATAATTTTAAATTCCCGAAACTGTAATAAGAAGACGGATATTTCATCAGTAAGGAGAGAACGATACCAGGGCAGAGGGGCATTCAAAGTCAtagatcgaaaatgaactgattacgtcatggctaaaaaaaaaagaaaaagacaaacagacaaataataggacactagacacaacatagaaaactaacaattTCTACTTCAGAACTCTGCCTGTAGAATGGACAATTGATGTTGGAGTTCATTCACGATCTGCACAAGAACAATATCAGAAAActtatgatgtaaaaaaaataatttcgcaCCCAGAATACTCCCCATTTCTGCTACACAATGATATTGCCATTGTAAGACTATCGACACCCGTAGTTGAAAATGAGGCTGTGGCTCCTATTTGTGTGACATCATTTCCAAGTAGTGACTTCTATGGAAAATATTGTGTAGTGACTGGATGGGGCGCTACGTCTGAAGGTAAATATTGTCATTTACCAAAGCGAACCTTgtaaattaggagataactgtattgtattttaagcttggcctcgTAAAACGTAGATGTTACTGTCGCAAATTGAATTTCCCTAACGACTCAGAGCGGATATAGAGCAATCAATGTTAACAGAAAACAGTATCAGCTGAGAGACACGATCAACATACACATTGTTGGAGAGTGGCCATTGTTGAATACACTCGAAATTGATAGATTTTTTATACTCTGGTTCATTTTtacaaacataattataaatttaatgGGTAGTACAGTAACACACATCATTGAGGGGGCGCAATAGGAGTTCGTTAACATGCTAACAACACATCGATTTTGGCAAAACAGTTAACACcaaatgcaaaaatgctgataacagttaacaaagtgggttgaaaacagtttTAAACCAGCTTAAATTGATCTcggataacagttaacaacaccttgaaaaaggccaaaacaggttaacataaaaaaggaattgccccccccccccccccatcatgTTATGCCACATATGTTATATGTTGCCTTACCTTACTGAATCACTTTTCATGACGAAAACCAAAAAGACAAGTCCTCGTTTAATatcaagattttttaaaacataccTATTTGAACCCAATTGATCAATCTTATTTTAAGTTAATCTATTTCAATCTATCAATCATTGTGCATGTTGagatatttggttttttttcaaaattcatatgAGAATTTGCATAGTTCTTTCATCCCAAACTGTAAGACATTCATGACGAAAATAATTTCGTAGTATAATTGTTCGAGCCTTTACTTGAATTTCGAAGTTGATGATCAACCATTGACTATTGGTATAAAGTATCCATTTCTTGAGAGTAAAATCAAcataattattcttttattcatataCGTATGCATGCACTTCTTGTATTTAGGTGGGTCAACGTCAGATAGATTAAAAGAAGTATACAAGCCAGTATTGACAGATACAGATTGTTTACTCAATGTCGGAGGAACGTTTAATTCAACAACCATGCTGTGTGCCGGATTTGTACAGGGTGGCGAAGGAACTTGTACGGTAATGTTAATCTCCttcaatagatttttttatttgatacgtAGTGTTCAGTTATTTGGGGTCAAGTTAACTATATCGAACACAAATTAAACACGTGGTTTCTTAAACAACACGTGGTTACCAAAATACTTTGGTAAACTCCGGTAAACATAGGTAATTAAAAGTCATGTGATTGACGAAGTTTAGATGAAAATGAATCATTTACcaattatgttatataatttgataTACTGTAAATATCGTATGCTCCTGGTACATGTATGATGTGAACAATGATAATTGGTTGTTGTGCGTTTTGTTCTATCAGTCATGTTCATCTGTCCTTTACGTTTTCTAATGATAACGATCCCTTCAGACTCTGACAAATGCAATAACATTTACATTCAA
This genomic window from Mytilus galloprovincialis chromosome 9, xbMytGall1.hap1.1, whole genome shotgun sequence contains:
- the LOC143046704 gene encoding trypsin-1-like; protein product: MRTLLFIGVIIQAILKGTIGQQSRQCGVQTYQPHTWPVNGQSSKIIGGREAVPHSWPWQVVLRFRDHPLTCSGTLVNNNSTGELVVLTAAQCVDGTLPVEWTIDVGVHSRSAQEQYQKTYDVKKIISHPEYSPFLLHNDIAIVRLSTPVVENEAVAPICVTSFPSSDFYGKYCVVTGWGATSEGGSTSDRLKEVYKPVLTDTDCLLNVGGTFNSTTMLCAGFVQGGEGTCTGDDGGPLACKNVNGQWDLIGIVSWGYLCARESYPAVYTDVHHFLDWIGNSTLV